A stretch of Saccharothrix texasensis DNA encodes these proteins:
- a CDS encoding DsbA family protein — translation MSRTSRQKSRNIMAARRGPSLNVILTGAVVLVAVLVIGGVLVFNRSDEDGAASNAALFPAGAHTLSRVEGDKVTLVEFLDFQCPACSSYYTGITKKLEQDYRGRITFVVRNFPLEMHPLAVPAARAAEAAAKQGKYAEMYHALYDNFDQWAVAGQSTSSDVRRATAEFDKYATAAGLDLERFRTDVASPEVQAIIDRDVADGTKAGVNSTPTLFLDGEEFHPTGRTVADIDRELRAKIDAALAG, via the coding sequence ATGTCACGCACAAGCCGCCAGAAGAGCCGCAACATCATGGCCGCCCGGCGCGGGCCTTCCCTCAACGTCATCCTCACCGGAGCCGTGGTCCTCGTCGCGGTCCTGGTGATCGGCGGGGTGCTGGTGTTCAACCGGTCCGATGAGGACGGCGCCGCGTCGAACGCGGCGCTGTTCCCAGCGGGCGCGCACACCCTGTCCAGGGTGGAGGGCGACAAGGTCACACTGGTGGAGTTCCTGGACTTCCAGTGTCCGGCCTGCTCCTCGTACTACACCGGCATCACCAAGAAGCTGGAGCAGGACTACCGGGGACGCATCACGTTCGTGGTCCGCAACTTCCCGCTGGAGATGCACCCGCTCGCGGTGCCTGCCGCGCGCGCCGCCGAGGCCGCCGCCAAGCAGGGCAAGTACGCCGAGATGTACCACGCCCTCTACGACAACTTCGACCAGTGGGCCGTGGCCGGCCAGTCGACCAGCTCCGACGTTCGCCGTGCGACCGCGGAGTTCGACAAGTACGCCACCGCCGCCGGCCTGGACTTGGAGCGCTTCCGCACGGACGTGGCCTCGCCGGAGGTCCAGGCGATCATCGACCGGGACGTCGCCGACGGGACGAAGGCCGGTGTGAACAGCACGCCGACGCTCTTCCTCGACGGGGAGGAGTTCCACCCCACCGGGCGCACCGTCGCCGACATCGACCGCGAGCTGCGGGCGAAGATCGACGCGGCGCTGGCCGGATGA
- a CDS encoding vitamin K epoxide reductase family protein — MSRRLAWLHVVGGGLGLVAAAALTLEKIAKLRDPAHIPTCSLNPVISCGSVMDSPQAEAFGFPNPLIGIAAFAVVVTTGVAVLAGFEPPRWYRIALNAGTAFGFAFVHWLIVASLYDIHALCPYCLVVWIVTIPLFWYTTLDTWPALAPLRRLHSAVLAFWYVLIAGLVLHAFWDYWSNLL; from the coding sequence ATGAGCCGCCGACTCGCCTGGCTCCACGTCGTCGGCGGTGGCCTCGGCCTGGTCGCCGCCGCGGCGCTGACGCTGGAGAAGATCGCCAAGCTGCGCGACCCCGCCCACATCCCCACGTGCTCGCTCAACCCGGTCATCTCGTGCGGGTCGGTCATGGACAGCCCGCAGGCGGAGGCGTTCGGCTTCCCCAACCCGCTGATCGGCATCGCGGCGTTCGCCGTCGTGGTCACCACGGGCGTCGCGGTGCTGGCGGGCTTCGAACCGCCGCGCTGGTACCGGATCGCGCTCAACGCCGGCACCGCGTTCGGGTTCGCGTTCGTGCACTGGCTGATCGTCGCGAGCCTGTACGACATCCACGCCCTGTGCCCCTACTGCCTGGTCGTGTGGATCGTCACCATCCCGCTGTTCTGGTACACCACTTTGGACACCTGGCCCGCGCTCGCACCGCTGCGCCGCCTGCACAGCGCGGTCCTGGCCTTCTGGTACGTGCTGATCGCCGGCCTGGTGCTGCACGCCTTCTGGGACTACTGGAGCAACCTGCTGTGA
- a CDS encoding sigma-70 family RNA polymerase sigma factor, with protein sequence MTDFDDEVTRCALDARSGDRDALERFVRATQRDVWRFVAHLADVDLADDLAQETYARALPSLRRFAGRSSARTWLLVIARRVVVDQVRMAQSRPRLSSGADWAQEADRKAVDTGFEDVVELNMLLDALDPDRREALVLTQILGLPYAEAAEVVGCPVGTIRSRVARARDDLLRSAGDEATDVG encoded by the coding sequence GTGACAGACTTCGACGACGAGGTGACGCGCTGCGCTCTCGACGCTCGTTCCGGCGACCGAGACGCCCTGGAGCGCTTCGTGCGCGCCACCCAGCGGGACGTGTGGCGCTTCGTCGCCCACCTGGCCGACGTCGACCTGGCGGACGACCTGGCGCAGGAGACCTATGCCCGCGCCTTGCCGAGCTTGCGGCGCTTCGCCGGCCGCTCCTCGGCCCGCACCTGGTTGCTGGTCATCGCCCGCCGCGTCGTGGTCGACCAGGTCCGCATGGCCCAGTCCCGCCCCCGGCTGTCCTCGGGCGCGGACTGGGCGCAGGAGGCCGACCGCAAGGCGGTCGACACCGGCTTCGAGGACGTCGTCGAGCTCAACATGCTGCTCGACGCCCTGGACCCCGACCGCCGCGAAGCCCTGGTGCTCACCCAGATCCTGGGCCTGCCCTACGCAGAGGCCGCGGAGGTCGTCGGCTGCCCGGTCGGCACCATCCGCTCCCGGGTCGCCCGCGCCCGCGACGACCTGCTCCGCTCCGCGGGCGACGAGGCCACCGACGTGGGGTGA
- a CDS encoding zf-HC2 domain-containing protein, protein MDCQSCREALSARLDGETEPVPAADTDAHLAQCTACTHWQASAQALTRTIRVRPVGPEPDLVDAVLAAAPPRHTALTPRLALAAVAIVQLWLALAQLLAGATGGHGGHGLSTHLFNEGAAWNLALGIGLLVAAVNAHRAAGLLPTLGGFVAVLLVFSVSDLLDGTATATRVVSHLPLVAGLVLLYLVARAHREPTPGTPAKHEHDDLHHHDHSGDEAAPSPGVRHGKPRHLRPTAHHRRAA, encoded by the coding sequence GTGGACTGCCAATCCTGCCGTGAAGCGCTCTCGGCCCGCCTGGACGGCGAGACCGAGCCCGTACCCGCCGCCGACACGGACGCGCATCTGGCACAGTGCACCGCCTGCACCCACTGGCAGGCGAGCGCACAGGCTCTGACCAGGACCATCCGCGTCCGGCCCGTCGGGCCGGAGCCGGACCTGGTCGACGCTGTGCTGGCCGCCGCCCCACCCCGCCACACCGCCCTGACCCCACGGCTGGCCCTGGCCGCGGTCGCCATCGTCCAGCTGTGGCTCGCCCTGGCCCAGTTGCTCGCCGGCGCCACCGGCGGGCACGGCGGGCACGGGCTCTCCACCCACCTGTTCAACGAGGGCGCGGCGTGGAACCTCGCGCTGGGCATCGGTCTGCTGGTCGCCGCCGTGAACGCGCACCGCGCCGCCGGGCTGCTGCCGACCTTGGGCGGGTTCGTCGCCGTGCTGCTGGTCTTCTCCGTCAGCGACCTGCTCGACGGCACCGCAACAGCCACCCGAGTCGTGTCCCACCTGCCCCTGGTGGCCGGTCTGGTCCTGCTCTACCTCGTCGCCCGAGCCCACCGGGAGCCGACTCCGGGCACACCCGCCAAGCACGAGCACGACGACCTCCACCACCACGACCACAGTGGTGACGAAGCCGCTCCGAGCCCTGGCGTGCGTCACGGGAAACCGCGTCACCTGCGACCCACCGCCCACCACCGACGAGCCGCCTGA
- a CDS encoding ATP-grasp domain-containing protein, which produces MTIVLLEALTFGLGRLADAARAAGHDLVLLTGDRSVYRHELSRYGDHVQVVDIDTTDVTTCERAVRDLPHLAGLISSTDTWALPGAALAARLGLPGPSPAAVRVLRDKTAVRSRLHAHGLSRTGPLDPATAQDFPLVVKDSAGTSSRAVWVCRTPAERDAALREAADIPLKGVLTAEPYFEGPLYSAETLSWRGRTRLLGVLSRVLSPEPARREEASAFPIAFPEADLAELDDWIGHVLKAAGHENGFAHTEFVLTTAGPEVVEINARIGGALVGEALCRALGTNVYDAMVRIALGERPDLLDGAANGGPATGFVALYPRRPGTLEGWTGLDRLSDLPGNPEWYPTASPGDLLEHLTDQRSCTGIVLAEGPTAELALHRAQAAAGGIIPLVRVHG; this is translated from the coding sequence GTGACCATCGTGCTGCTCGAAGCCCTCACCTTCGGCCTCGGCCGCCTCGCCGACGCCGCCCGAGCCGCCGGCCACGACCTCGTGCTGCTCACCGGTGACCGCTCGGTCTACCGCCACGAACTGTCCCGCTACGGCGACCACGTGCAGGTCGTGGACATCGACACCACCGACGTCACAACCTGCGAACGGGCCGTGCGCGACCTGCCCCACCTCGCCGGGCTGATCAGCTCCACCGACACCTGGGCACTGCCCGGCGCGGCCCTGGCCGCCCGCCTCGGCCTGCCCGGACCGTCACCGGCGGCGGTGCGCGTGCTGCGGGACAAGACCGCTGTCCGGTCCCGGTTGCACGCACACGGCCTCAGCCGCACCGGGCCGCTCGACCCCGCGACAGCGCAGGACTTCCCGCTGGTGGTCAAGGACTCCGCGGGCACCTCGTCCCGGGCGGTCTGGGTGTGCCGCACCCCCGCAGAGCGCGACGCCGCCCTCCGCGAAGCCGCGGACATCCCGCTCAAGGGCGTTCTGACCGCCGAACCGTACTTCGAAGGCCCCCTCTACAGCGCCGAAACCCTCTCCTGGCGAGGCCGGACCCGACTGCTGGGCGTGCTCAGCCGCGTGCTCTCCCCCGAACCCGCGCGCCGCGAGGAGGCGTCCGCGTTCCCGATCGCCTTCCCCGAGGCCGACCTCGCCGAACTGGATGACTGGATCGGCCACGTGCTCAAAGCCGCCGGACACGAAAACGGCTTCGCGCACACCGAGTTCGTCCTCACCACCGCCGGTCCCGAGGTGGTCGAGATCAACGCCCGCATCGGCGGCGCCCTCGTCGGCGAAGCCCTCTGCCGGGCACTGGGCACCAACGTCTACGACGCGATGGTCCGGATCGCCCTCGGCGAGCGACCCGACCTGCTCGACGGCGCGGCCAACGGCGGCCCCGCGACCGGGTTCGTGGCGCTCTACCCCCGCCGGCCGGGGACGCTGGAGGGCTGGACCGGGCTCGACCGCCTGTCCGACCTGCCCGGAAACCCCGAGTGGTACCCGACCGCGAGCCCCGGCGACCTGCTGGAGCACCTGACCGACCAGCGCTCCTGCACCGGCATCGTGCTCGCCGAAGGCCCCACCGCCGAACTCGCCCTGCACCGCGCCCAAGCCGCCGCCGGCGGCATCATCCCCCTGGTCCGGGTGCACGGCTGA
- a CDS encoding pyridoxal-phosphate dependent enzyme: protein MLDHNAVAPPVHEHVTDAVKTPALIRLTHNTVLVRFETLKVYAALGAVRHLVETGVLRPGQTVVDSSSGIYALALAMACHRYGLRCHIVASTTVNDTMRAQLEILGVTVDQMPPSDDLRLDQSRRVARVRELLTRHADMHWMRQYHDPVHHLGYTELADLLRRALPGEALTVVGSVGTGASTGGLTRALRARDPLTRLVGVQPFGSVTFGSERFTDPDAIIAGIGSAIHFDNVHHHLYDRVHWLDFQHAMAATIGLMRDHAVFAGLSTGAAHLVAVWEAARHPDRTHVVIGADTGHRYTERVFTRHREALDPATLAPVEIGSLDQLTPPWAAIDWARRPYGPVLPVRERPREPRKDPVP, encoded by the coding sequence GTGCTCGACCACAACGCCGTGGCGCCACCGGTCCACGAGCACGTCACCGACGCCGTCAAGACCCCGGCGCTCATCCGGCTCACGCACAACACCGTGCTGGTCCGCTTCGAAACCCTGAAGGTCTACGCGGCGCTCGGCGCGGTGCGGCACCTGGTCGAGACCGGGGTGCTGCGTCCGGGGCAGACGGTGGTGGACAGCTCCAGCGGCATCTACGCCCTCGCCCTGGCGATGGCCTGCCACCGGTACGGCCTGCGCTGCCACATCGTCGCCTCCACCACCGTCAACGACACCATGCGCGCCCAACTGGAGATCCTCGGCGTCACCGTGGACCAGATGCCGCCCTCCGACGACCTGCGATTGGACCAGAGTCGCCGGGTGGCCCGCGTCCGGGAACTGCTCACCCGCCACGCGGACATGCACTGGATGCGCCAGTACCACGACCCGGTCCACCACCTCGGCTACACCGAACTGGCCGACCTGCTGCGCCGCGCGTTACCCGGCGAAGCGCTGACCGTCGTGGGCAGCGTCGGCACCGGCGCCTCCACCGGCGGCCTCACCCGCGCGCTGCGCGCACGCGACCCGCTGACGCGGTTGGTGGGCGTGCAGCCGTTCGGCAGCGTCACCTTCGGCAGCGAGCGCTTCACCGACCCCGACGCCATCATCGCCGGCATCGGCAGCGCCATCCACTTCGACAACGTCCACCACCACCTCTACGACCGCGTCCACTGGCTGGACTTCCAGCACGCCATGGCCGCCACCATCGGCCTGATGCGCGACCACGCCGTGTTCGCCGGCCTGTCCACCGGCGCGGCCCACCTGGTCGCTGTCTGGGAAGCCGCCCGGCACCCCGACCGCACCCACGTGGTCATCGGGGCGGACACCGGCCACCGCTACACCGAGCGCGTCTTCACCCGCCACCGCGAGGCCCTCGACCCCGCCACGCTCGCGCCGGTGGAGATCGGCTCGCTGGACCAGTTGACCCCGCCGTGGGCCGCGATCGACTGGGCGCGCCGGCCGTACGGACCGGTCCTGCCCGTGCGGGAACGCCCCCGGGAACCCAGGAAGGACCCCGTGCCGTGA
- a CDS encoding MFS transporter produces the protein MGSFTGAQVALLVGGCLVNVGTFAVYPYLAVLLRDRLGVGMTQVGVVLGAATLVQFASAPFTAAFAERIGLKRCLLLATFVYGLGAVTYLAGADDPALTVLALFLSCGAGALYSPAYRGYLVHSATVEQRPRLLSSGNAAGTLGIALGPVVGALFLHQPGRLFTMTTVLYAVLIVAHVFLRPERTAESAVEPFRRVLRGLAGLPFAVTVLTHYLYMQFYHYLSTFAEGRVPTAVYGLVMMGYSLGVVAVQPLVARRVGHVGYPVAMAVGFCCMALGMVAFTGGRVVGLAAGVAAMAVGTAVLFLKNDLEALAGSTRSATVTFGQQRLAVGVGALLSGVVGGAVYGRFEGAGLLPGFWLAVAAQCLLLPPLVLVVARRRSRTE, from the coding sequence GTGGGGAGCTTCACGGGAGCCCAAGTCGCGTTGCTGGTGGGCGGCTGCCTGGTCAACGTGGGCACTTTCGCGGTCTACCCGTACCTCGCCGTGCTGCTGCGCGACCGGCTGGGGGTCGGGATGACGCAGGTCGGGGTGGTGCTCGGGGCGGCCACGTTGGTGCAGTTCGCCAGTGCGCCGTTCACCGCGGCTTTCGCCGAGCGGATCGGGTTGAAGCGGTGCCTGCTGCTGGCCACGTTCGTGTACGGGCTCGGTGCGGTGACCTACCTGGCCGGGGCCGACGATCCCGCGCTGACGGTGCTCGCGCTGTTCCTGAGCTGCGGCGCCGGGGCGCTGTACTCGCCCGCCTACCGCGGTTACCTGGTGCACTCGGCGACGGTCGAGCAGCGCCCACGACTGCTGTCGTCGGGCAACGCGGCCGGCACCTTGGGCATCGCGCTCGGTCCGGTGGTGGGGGCGTTGTTCCTGCACCAGCCGGGTCGGTTGTTCACGATGACCACCGTGCTCTACGCGGTGCTGATCGTGGCGCACGTCTTCCTGCGCCCCGAACGCACCGCGGAGTCCGCGGTCGAGCCGTTCCGGCGGGTGCTGCGAGGGCTGGCCGGGCTGCCGTTCGCGGTGACCGTGCTGACCCACTACCTGTACATGCAGTTCTACCACTACCTGTCGACCTTCGCGGAAGGCCGCGTGCCCACGGCGGTCTACGGGCTGGTCATGATGGGCTACTCACTCGGTGTGGTGGCGGTGCAGCCGTTAGTGGCGCGGCGGGTTGGTCACGTCGGCTACCCGGTGGCGATGGCCGTCGGCTTCTGCTGCATGGCCCTGGGCATGGTGGCTTTCACCGGTGGCCGGGTGGTCGGTCTGGCGGCGGGTGTGGCAGCGATGGCCGTGGGTACCGCGGTGTTGTTCCTCAAGAACGACCTGGAGGCGTTGGCGGGGTCGACGCGGTCGGCGACGGTGACGTTCGGGCAGCAGCGGTTGGCGGTCGGCGTGGGGGCGTTGCTCAGCGGTGTGGTCGGCGGCGCGGTGTACGGGCGGTTCGAGGGGGCAGGGCTGCTGCCGGGATTCTGGTTGGCGGTGGCCGCGCAGTGCCTGCTGCTGCCGCCGCTGGTCCTGGTGGTGGCGCGCAGGCGGTCCAGGACGGAGTGA
- a CDS encoding FecCD family ABC transporter permease, with the protein MRRRAGYVAGLFGLLVLLLLGAVVVLIAQGSIAIPIGEVLRVLTGQDAESAVNRTIVLDARLPKVVAGLLAGAALAVGGAQMQTLFRNPLADPFVLGVSSGAILGAAIVILGTSGVGWLSGLGLVSQLGVTGAAVAGSAAVLLIALGIARRVGDPVVVLVVGVMLGYLAGAVVDMLVYYTDPDRLQALATFTRGSVRNVTWTELQVIAVSCAVVLVLSVFLAQPLNALLLGDRYASSLGVNVRRVHFLSLAGVAVLSGITTAYCGAIGFVGLAAPHLARGLLRTSDHRLVLPASALIGAVIVLVAEYVAGGNGLTRTSLPLNSVTAFVGAPVILWVLLSGRARRQA; encoded by the coding sequence GTGCGTCGGCGCGCCGGGTACGTGGCGGGGCTGTTCGGGCTGCTGGTCCTCCTGCTGCTGGGCGCGGTGGTGGTCCTCATCGCGCAGGGTTCGATCGCCATCCCGATCGGCGAGGTCCTGCGCGTGCTGACCGGTCAGGACGCGGAGTCCGCGGTCAACCGCACGATCGTGCTGGACGCGCGGTTGCCGAAGGTGGTGGCCGGGTTGTTGGCCGGGGCGGCGTTGGCGGTGGGCGGCGCGCAGATGCAGACCCTGTTCCGCAACCCGCTGGCCGATCCGTTCGTGCTCGGTGTCAGCTCGGGCGCGATCCTGGGCGCGGCGATCGTCATCCTGGGAACCAGCGGCGTGGGGTGGTTGTCGGGTCTCGGGTTGGTGAGCCAGTTGGGGGTGACCGGCGCGGCCGTGGCCGGGTCCGCCGCCGTGCTGCTGATCGCCCTGGGCATCGCCCGACGGGTGGGCGACCCGGTGGTGGTGCTGGTGGTCGGGGTGATGCTGGGTTACCTGGCCGGCGCCGTGGTGGACATGCTGGTCTACTACACCGACCCGGACCGGTTGCAGGCGTTGGCGACGTTCACCCGCGGTTCGGTGCGCAACGTGACGTGGACCGAGTTGCAGGTCATCGCCGTGTCGTGCGCGGTGGTGCTGGTGCTGTCGGTGTTCCTGGCACAGCCGCTCAACGCGCTGCTGCTCGGCGACCGGTACGCGAGCAGCCTGGGCGTCAACGTCCGCAGGGTGCACTTCCTGTCCTTGGCCGGCGTCGCCGTGCTGTCCGGCATCACCACGGCCTACTGCGGGGCGATCGGGTTCGTCGGCTTGGCCGCTCCGCACCTGGCACGGGGGTTGTTGCGCACCTCGGACCACCGGCTCGTGCTGCCCGCGAGCGCCTTGATCGGGGCGGTGATCGTGCTGGTGGCCGAGTACGTGGCGGGTGGCAACGGGTTGACCCGGACCTCGTTGCCGCTGAACTCGGTGACCGCGTTCGTCGGTGCGCCGGTGATCCTGTGGGTGCTGCTGTCCGGTCGGGCGAGGAGGCAGGCGTGA
- a CDS encoding ABC transporter ATP-binding protein, with protein sequence MTTENPRPALQAVALAAGYRRRRRHPAVTVLRDVHLAARPGELIALIGPNGAGKSTLLRTLVGAQPPLAGHVLLDGRDLTTLSPRQRARRLAVTLTEPVDVGQMSVEAVVALGRMPYRSWIGREKDRDRAAVDRALADAGVADLRDRPLTDLSDGERQRVMVARALAQEPAVLVLDEPTAFLDVARRIEFAAMLTRLAATAGAAVVLSTHDLGFALRRADQVWLVGGDGTVTAGAPEDLAYGDAVTRTFTGENMSFDDAAATIVVTDDTGPGTTVRVVADGRLRQWAEHAVRRAGWEPTADPCDHVLSIEHGTPCRWNVNGAQGVGFDALVTHLRGRTATQPEDARTG encoded by the coding sequence GTGACGACCGAGAACCCCCGACCGGCCTTGCAGGCGGTGGCGCTCGCGGCCGGATATCGGCGGCGCCGCCGTCACCCCGCCGTCACCGTGCTGCGCGACGTGCACCTGGCGGCCCGACCCGGTGAGCTGATCGCGTTGATCGGCCCGAACGGCGCGGGCAAGTCCACCCTGCTGCGCACCCTGGTCGGGGCGCAGCCGCCGCTGGCCGGTCACGTGCTCCTCGACGGCCGCGACCTGACGACCCTGTCGCCGCGGCAGCGGGCGCGGCGGTTGGCGGTCACGCTGACCGAGCCGGTCGACGTGGGGCAGATGAGCGTCGAGGCGGTGGTGGCGCTGGGTCGGATGCCCTACCGGTCCTGGATCGGCCGGGAGAAGGACCGGGACCGCGCCGCGGTGGACCGGGCGCTGGCCGACGCCGGGGTCGCCGACCTGCGCGACCGCCCGTTGACCGACCTGTCCGACGGTGAGCGCCAGCGGGTCATGGTGGCCCGCGCCCTGGCGCAGGAACCCGCGGTGCTGGTGCTGGACGAGCCCACCGCGTTCCTGGACGTGGCCCGCCGCATCGAGTTCGCGGCGATGCTGACCCGGCTCGCCGCGACCGCCGGCGCGGCGGTCGTGCTGTCCACCCACGACCTGGGGTTCGCGCTGCGCCGCGCCGACCAGGTGTGGTTGGTCGGCGGCGACGGCACGGTGACCGCCGGGGCACCCGAGGACCTCGCCTACGGCGACGCGGTGACCCGCACGTTCACCGGCGAGAACATGTCCTTCGACGACGCCGCGGCCACCATCGTCGTCACCGACGACACCGGACCGGGGACCACCGTGCGGGTGGTCGCCGACGGGCGGCTGCGGCAGTGGGCCGAGCACGCCGTGCGCCGCGCCGGCTGGGAACCCACCGCGGACCCGTGCGACCACGTCCTGAGCATCGAGCACGGCACGCCGTGCCGCTGGAACGTCAACGGCGCGCAGGGCGTCGGCTTCGACGCCCTGGTCACCCACCTGCGCGGCCGAACCGCGACGCAGCCCGAGGACGCGCGGACCGGGTAG
- a CDS encoding ABC transporter substrate-binding protein — protein sequence MKTLIRSAVALLALPLALAGCGGSGPDASGGQTGADGCVTDYSEGRDYFPDKSTVTESELWKISYHNSYKTITLADTENADGPELKYVLYQCGTPQPEATGDLEGALVVQVPVTNVSVTSFNALAMVDRLGKNKTITGLSGQLLGNAGKDKWYAGVAEAAGKPMSIGEYTDLNKEAVLGLKNQAIFMSGFGKGFDDISNARAAGMPGVSVSNRLERHALASAEWIKMVAAFYNAEAAANTEFDSIKAKYDQVVSTVSGKIGNRKAGYLCIAPERGCEFLHGHGAETLVGRLLAQLGVDNVFAPDNPAPNGQPYDFEKAVGTAADADFFIVYDPMKTTRDTLAADPRTNQFRPFRENAFIAGVDENFEECRAKTYLDVDVLIRDFALGLAPDLFPDAKGTCFARAS from the coding sequence GTGAAGACACTCATCCGCTCGGCCGTCGCGCTGCTCGCGCTGCCCCTCGCCCTGGCCGGCTGCGGAGGATCGGGCCCCGACGCGTCGGGCGGCCAGACAGGCGCGGACGGTTGCGTCACCGATTACTCCGAGGGCCGCGACTACTTCCCCGACAAGAGCACCGTCACCGAGTCGGAGCTGTGGAAGATCAGCTACCACAACTCCTACAAGACCATCACGCTCGCGGACACCGAGAACGCGGACGGTCCCGAGCTCAAATACGTGCTCTACCAGTGCGGCACACCGCAACCCGAGGCCACCGGCGACCTGGAGGGCGCACTGGTCGTCCAGGTCCCCGTCACGAACGTGTCCGTCACCTCGTTCAACGCGCTGGCCATGGTCGACCGGCTCGGCAAGAACAAGACCATCACCGGTCTGAGCGGCCAGCTGCTGGGCAACGCCGGGAAGGACAAGTGGTACGCCGGGGTGGCCGAGGCCGCGGGCAAGCCGATGTCGATCGGCGAGTACACCGACCTGAACAAGGAAGCCGTGCTCGGCTTGAAGAACCAGGCCATCTTCATGTCGGGGTTCGGCAAGGGCTTCGACGACATCAGCAACGCCCGCGCGGCCGGCATGCCCGGCGTGAGCGTGTCCAACCGGCTGGAGCGCCACGCCCTGGCCTCCGCCGAGTGGATCAAGATGGTGGCGGCCTTCTACAACGCCGAAGCCGCCGCCAACACCGAGTTCGACAGCATCAAGGCCAAGTACGACCAGGTCGTCTCCACCGTCTCCGGCAAGATCGGCAACCGCAAGGCCGGCTACCTGTGCATCGCCCCGGAACGCGGCTGCGAGTTCCTCCACGGCCACGGCGCCGAAACCCTCGTCGGTCGCCTGCTCGCCCAACTCGGGGTGGACAACGTCTTCGCACCCGACAACCCCGCGCCCAACGGCCAGCCGTACGACTTCGAGAAGGCCGTGGGCACCGCGGCCGACGCCGACTTCTTCATCGTCTACGACCCGATGAAGACGACCCGCGACACCCTGGCCGCCGATCCGCGCACGAACCAGTTCCGGCCCTTCCGGGAGAACGCGTTCATCGCCGGGGTCGACGAGAACTTCGAGGAGTGCCGCGCCAAGACCTACCTCGACGTGGACGTGCTCATCCGCGACTTCGCCCTCGGCCTGGCGCCCGACCTGTTCCCGGACGCCAAGGGCACCTGCTTCGCACGCGCCTCCTGA
- a CDS encoding class I SAM-dependent methyltransferase, with protein MDWYEDDDLWTGFAEVMFPPRRAADAEQVVSTSPLFAVTPGDRVLDLACGPATHLVPLARRGVVVTGVDLSEAMLARAREVCAEAEVEARLVRADMREHVEPGAYDLVINMYTSFGYFTDPGENLAVLRNACASLAPGGRLLVDVLGKEVFAGWVGRPQAVDVGGGTVFMRDTVLDDWTRLRSDWTWVRGNEVRRTSLYSTLYSAAELRALFQEAGFTDVECFGDFDCSPYDNHARRLIVRGTRA; from the coding sequence ATGGACTGGTACGAGGACGACGATCTCTGGACGGGGTTCGCCGAGGTGATGTTCCCGCCGCGCCGCGCGGCGGACGCGGAGCAGGTGGTGTCCACCTCGCCGTTGTTCGCGGTCACCCCGGGCGATCGGGTGCTGGACCTGGCGTGCGGTCCGGCGACGCACCTGGTGCCGCTGGCCCGACGTGGGGTGGTGGTCACGGGGGTGGACCTGAGCGAGGCGATGCTGGCGCGGGCCCGCGAGGTGTGCGCGGAGGCGGAGGTCGAGGCTCGGCTGGTGCGGGCGGACATGCGCGAGCACGTCGAGCCGGGCGCCTACGACCTGGTGATCAACATGTACACGTCGTTCGGCTACTTCACCGACCCCGGTGAGAACCTGGCCGTGCTGCGCAACGCCTGCGCCAGCCTCGCACCAGGCGGTCGGCTGCTGGTCGACGTGCTGGGCAAAGAGGTCTTCGCCGGCTGGGTCGGCCGTCCGCAGGCGGTGGACGTCGGCGGCGGCACGGTGTTCATGCGCGACACCGTCCTGGACGACTGGACGCGCCTGCGCAGCGACTGGACCTGGGTGCGCGGGAACGAGGTGCGGCGCACGTCGCTCTACTCCACCCTCTACAGCGCCGCCGAGCTGCGGGCCCTGTTCCAGGAGGCCGGGTTCACCGACGTGGAGTGCTTCGGTGATTTCGACTGCTCCCCCTACGACAACCACGCACGTCGGCTGATCGTCCGGGGCACCCGCGCCTGA